One segment of Chelonia mydas isolate rCheMyd1 chromosome 13, rCheMyd1.pri.v2, whole genome shotgun sequence DNA contains the following:
- the LOC122462636 gene encoding uncharacterized protein LOC122462636 — MPHWPYKLQRIIAESVANKKDLPAAGETQPTGILFRPSLPSGNTALWFLTRELQQVMRENQSLRQHVEDLTKKVSAMESRLARLEQAPAPAVTGLPTGTVLIPKVGEIQIPLAEMGEMRTMDCGRTGTNLPAGHPEAVESGEVPSTPEGQSPPHNPPAAASIPDSSLLRISPQEDRRLFEEAKGNIAKYALAVFRHTMPRDYYQQWRGKANVSGTYQKAALSPNLVNAAFKATKRWKPKLAGKDYSNIKIQINNLMRSRKSRSLVLSTGQR; from the coding sequence TTGCAGAGAATCATAGCTGAGAGTGTAGCTAATAAGAAGGATTTACCCGCCGCAGGAGAAACACAGCCTACAGGCATCCTATTCAGACCATCCCTGCCATCTGGAAACACAGCCCTCTGGTTTCTGACCCGGGAGCTGCAGCAAGTGATGAGAGAGAATCAGAGTCTACGGCAGCATGTTGAGGACTTGACAAAGAAAGTGTCCGCGATGGAGTCTAGATTGGCCCGTCTAGagcaagccccagccccagctgtgactGGACTCCCCACAGGCACTGTCCTGATTCCCAAGGTGGGGGAGATCCAGATACCCCTGGCAGAGATGGGTGAAATGAGGACAATGGATTGTGGGAGAACTGGAACCAATTTGCCAGCTGGACACCCTGAGGCTGTGGAATCAGGAGAGGTTCCATCTACCCCTGAGGGACAGTCCCCGCCACATAAccctcctgcagcagccagcataCCCGACAGCTCCCTCCTGCGCATCTCCCCTCAGGAGGACAGGAGACTGTTTGAGGAGGCCAAGGGCAACATTGCCAAGTATGCCCTGGCAGTGTTCAGACACACGATGCCTCGGGATTATTACCAGCAGTGGCGGGGAAAGGCCAACGTGTCTGGCACTTACCAGAAAgctgccctgtcacccaatctgGTGAATGCAGCGTTCAAAGCGACAAAGAGATGGAAGCCAAAGCTGGCAGGCAAAGACTATAGTAACATCAAAATCCAGATCAACAACCTCATGCGATCCCGGAAGAGCAGAAGCCTGGTTCTGTCTACAGGGCAGAGGTAA